The following is a genomic window from Proteiniborus sp. DW1.
GAAATGGCTTTCCTGGTGTAACAACTAAAATGGCACAATTAGGAGAAGGAAAAGTAAATATCTTATACGGAGCAGCTATTGTTACTATTGGAGATATTGTAGGCTTCCAAGAAGGTGTAATAGATATGTGGGATGAAGGAGCTAAGTGGACTCCATTTTCCAAAACTTATAACTTAGTTGTAGATATTACACCAATTGAAGGGCTTGACCCACATACACATGAAACTGTAGTTAGATCAGCTGGACTAAGAGCTGCTGAGCTTGTAGGAGAAGCAGGAAGAGAAGTAGAGCCAGATGAAGTACTAACATATGAAATTGGAAGTATGGCAGAAGAAATTGCTAAGTATCCAAATCTACCAAAGGTGCTATATGTTGAAATGCTAATTTCTCAAGGATTACTTCATGATGGATATATATATGGAGTAAACAGCCAAAAGATACTACCAACATTGTTACATCCAAATGAGGAATTAGATGGTGCAGTAATAAGTGGTAACTGTGTTGCAGCATGTGACAAGATAACTACTTACCAACACCAAAATAATTCAGTTATTTTAGACTTATATGCACAACATGGGAAAACGTTAAATTTCTTAGGAGTTATATTAACTCCAGAGCTTACTACATTAGAAGGTAAGTTTAGAACTTGTGACTATACAGCTAAGCTATGTAAGATGCTAGGTGCAGACGGAGTTATAGTATCAGAAGAAGGCTACGGAAATCCGGACTCAGACCTATTGATGATTTGTAAGAGATTAGAAAATGCAGGTATAAAAACTGTTCTAATTACTGATGAATGTTCTGGCTGGGATGGAATGTCTCAACCATTAGCAGATACAGCTAAAGAAGCAGTAGCAGTAGTATCTGGAGGAAATGTTAGCCATGTGGTTACTCTTCCACCTGCTGATAGAGTTATCGGAAATGCTGAGGCAATAGCAACTTTAGCAGGAGGCTGGGATGGCGCTTTATTAGAAGATGGAACATTAATGTGTGAATTAAATGCAGTTATTGGTTCTACCTCAGAAATAGGCTATCACAACTGTACAGCAAAATTATACTAATCGTATTCGAAAGGAGGATGAAACATGACAGATAAATATAGAGTTTTATACTATGTAAATCAGTTCTTTGGACAGGTGGGCGGAGAAGATAAGGCAGGTATGGCACCTGAATATGTAGAGAAAACAGTAGGACCAGCAATGGGTCTTAATGGATTGTTAAATGGTGTAGGAGAAGTAGTAGGTACTATCATATGCGGTGATAACTATTTCAATGAAAATAAGGAAGAAGCACTAGAGTATATATTTAATGTAGTTAAAAAGGTTAATCCAGATATACTGGTTGCAGGACCAGCTTTTAATGCAGGTAGATATGGTATGGCTTGTGGAGAAATAGCAAAAGAAGTTGTAGAAAAGCTAAATATACCTGTAGTAACTGGTATGTATATTGAAAACCCAGGAGTAGATGTTTGTAAAGACAAGGCAATAGTAGTAAGTGTATCTGATTCTGCAGCAGGTATGCGTAAAGCATTAGATACTATAGCTAAGATAGTTAAGAAAATACTTAATAAAGAAGAACTAGGTCTTCCACAGGAAGAAGGCTATATCCCTCAAGGAAAGCGATTAACAGTATTTGCAGAGAAGAGAGGTTCTCAAAGAGCTGTAGAAATGCTATTAGCAAGATTGAATAATGAAGAATTTGAAACAGAGCTTCCTATGCCTGTATTTGATATGGTTGACCCAGCACCAGCTATAAAAGATTTAAGCAAAGCAACTATAGCTTTAGTCACTAGTGGTGGTATGGTTCCACTAGGTAACCCTGATAGAATTCAATCTGCAAGTGCCCAAAAATGGGGAAAGTATGATGTTGAAAACCTAGATGAGCTTAAGGGTGAATACTGTACTATCCATGGCGGATTTGACCCAGTATATGCAAACGAAGTACCTGATAGAGTAGCACCTCTTGATTTATTAAAGCAATATGAGAAAGCGGGAGTTATAGGTAAAGTATTTAAATACTTCTACACAACTACTGGAACAGGTACATCTGTAGGTAACTCAGTTAAGTTTGGAACTGAAATAGGAAAAGAGTTAAAAGAAGCCGGAGTAGATGGTGTTATATTAACTTCCACCTGAGGCACTTGTACTCGTTGCGGTGCAACGATGGTAAAAGAAATAGAAAGATATGGTATACCAATAGTTCATATGGCTACTATTACAACAATATCTGAATCAGTAGGAGCAAATAGAATAGTACCTACTGTAGCTATTCCACACCCGGTTGGAGACCCAAGCCTTACACCAGATAATGAGTTAGAGTTGAGACGCAATCTAGTTAAGAAAGCATTAGGTGCTTTAGCAACAGAGGTTACAGAAGCAACTCAATTTGAATAAAACTTTAGTGTATCTTTGCATTTGGACCTCAGTATTGGGGTTCAAATGCAATAACTAAAAATTTTGAGTAGAACCAGGCTTGACTTATACTAAATAGGGGGTGGGTTCTTATGAATAATCAGACTGTGAGCATGAAAAAAGTATTTGCTTTTGCAGGTGCATTTATAGCATTTCTAATAGGTTCAGGATTTGCTACTGGACAAGAAATAATGCAATATTTTGCCTCTTATGGACATATGGGTATTGCAGGTGCAATAGTTATGTTTGTATTGTTTCTGTATGTTGGAGTTAGTTTTATAACAGTAGGACAGAAACATAAGTTTCCAAAAGGAAGTGACATTTACACATATTACTGTGGTAAAACCATAGGAAAGTTTTATGATTACTTTTCAGTAATTTTTATTTAT
Proteins encoded in this region:
- the grdB gene encoding glycine reductase complex selenoprotein B; this translates as MTDKYRVLYYVNQFFGQVGGEDKAGMAPEYVEKTVGPAMGLNGLLNGVGEVVGTIICGDNYFNENKEEALEYIFNVVKKVNPDILVAGPAFNAGRYGMACGEIAKEVVEKLNIPVVTGMYIENPGVDVCKDKAIVVSVSDSAAGMRKALDTIAKIVKKILNKEELGLPQEEGYIPQGKRLTVFAEKRGSQRAVEMLLARLNNEEFETELPMPVFDMVDPAPAIKDLSKATIALVTSGGMVPLGNPDRIQSASAQKWGKYDVENLDELKGEYCTIHGGFDPVYANEVPDRVAPLDLLKQYEKAGVIGKVFKYFYTTTGTGTSVGNSVKFGTEIGKELKEAGVDGVILTSTUGTCTRCGATMVKEIERYGIPIVHMATITTISESVGANRIVPTVAIPHPVGDPSLTPDNELELRRNLVKKALGALATEVTEATQFE
- a CDS encoding glycine/sarcosine/betaine reductase component B subunit, yielding MKVFLKLELRRIHIKDIQFGNETAVKDGVLTVRKEDIIEKLMEDTRIKEIKLDIARPGEKVRIIPVKDVIEPRVKIEGDGNGFPGVTTKMAQLGEGKVNILYGAAIVTIGDIVGFQEGVIDMWDEGAKWTPFSKTYNLVVDITPIEGLDPHTHETVVRSAGLRAAELVGEAGREVEPDEVLTYEIGSMAEEIAKYPNLPKVLYVEMLISQGLLHDGYIYGVNSQKILPTLLHPNEELDGAVISGNCVAACDKITTYQHQNNSVILDLYAQHGKTLNFLGVILTPELTTLEGKFRTCDYTAKLCKMLGADGVIVSEEGYGNPDSDLLMICKRLENAGIKTVLITDECSGWDGMSQPLADTAKEAVAVVSGGNVSHVVTLPPADRVIGNAEAIATLAGGWDGALLEDGTLMCELNAVIGSTSEIGYHNCTAKLY